One window of Leifsonia sp. AK011 genomic DNA carries:
- a CDS encoding VOC family protein, producing MLSASPAFSGFSVDDLEAARGFYVDVLGLDPVDNPMGMLEFQFLHGGRVIIYPKPNHQPATFTVLNFPVDDIDATVDGLSARGVAIERYEGIEQDGKGISRGKAAGMGPDIAWFTDPAGNILSVLST from the coding sequence ATGTTGTCAGCATCGCCCGCCTTCAGCGGTTTCTCCGTGGACGACCTCGAGGCCGCGCGCGGCTTCTACGTCGACGTTCTGGGGCTCGATCCGGTCGACAATCCGATGGGGATGCTGGAGTTCCAGTTCCTCCACGGCGGTCGCGTGATCATCTACCCCAAGCCGAACCACCAGCCGGCGACGTTCACGGTGCTGAACTTCCCCGTCGATGACATCGACGCCACCGTGGACGGCCTCTCGGCACGCGGTGTCGCGATCGAGCGCTACGAGGGGATCGAGCAGGACGGGAAGGGCATCTCGAGGGGCAAGGCGGCTGGCATGGGCCCCGACATCGCCTGGTTCACCGATCCCGCGGGCAACATCCTGAGCGTCCTCAGCACCTGA
- a CDS encoding MFS transporter, producing MSERMPRAIRPFVFAQYRILATALTLSLFGSGVWLVAFVWQVIGLGGSPIDLSVVATGNAIGLLAAVLFGGVAADRIPQKYILLAVEVTKVIVASAVAFLAFSGVLAIWQLVIAAVILGLAEGFFFPAYTALLPGILPPDQLLAANGLEGILRPATMQALGPLVASIAIAAWSPAAAFVIMAIAQGLAAVSLLSLRTTPTHRALEGEVGAGVASLLRDVGEGFGYMFRTPWLLGTLLFACVFVLVVVGPIEVLLPFAVKDQVPDEVQALFGGGAGAFAIVLAAFGLGGALGSFVTASVRLPRRYLTVMNVSWGLACIPLIVIGFTTQLWVMAVAVFITEFLFSVGSVIWGTLLQRRVPKSLLGRVSSLDFFVSLALMPVSMALAGPIGVAFGIPITFVIAGIFPVLLAVAVILIARMPQDEIANPLDHTDAVASTT from the coding sequence GTGAGCGAACGGATGCCACGGGCCATCAGGCCCTTCGTTTTTGCGCAGTACCGCATCCTGGCCACCGCCCTCACGCTGTCCCTGTTCGGATCGGGCGTGTGGCTCGTCGCCTTCGTCTGGCAGGTGATCGGACTCGGCGGGTCACCCATCGACTTGTCCGTCGTGGCCACGGGGAATGCCATCGGGCTTCTCGCCGCCGTCCTGTTCGGGGGCGTCGCCGCAGACCGCATCCCGCAGAAGTACATCCTCCTCGCGGTCGAGGTGACCAAGGTCATCGTCGCCTCCGCGGTCGCATTCCTGGCGTTCTCGGGTGTCCTGGCGATCTGGCAGCTCGTGATCGCCGCCGTGATCCTCGGGCTGGCGGAAGGCTTCTTCTTCCCCGCCTACACGGCGCTCCTGCCGGGCATCCTCCCTCCCGACCAGCTGCTCGCGGCGAACGGCCTCGAGGGCATCCTCCGCCCTGCCACGATGCAGGCCCTTGGACCACTGGTGGCGAGCATCGCCATCGCGGCGTGGTCCCCGGCAGCTGCCTTCGTCATCATGGCGATCGCGCAGGGTCTCGCCGCCGTCTCGCTGCTCTCGCTCAGAACCACTCCCACGCACCGCGCACTCGAGGGCGAGGTGGGTGCGGGAGTGGCCTCGCTGCTCCGCGATGTGGGAGAGGGCTTCGGGTACATGTTCCGCACGCCGTGGCTCCTCGGCACTCTTCTCTTCGCCTGCGTCTTCGTGCTCGTCGTCGTCGGCCCCATCGAGGTGCTCCTTCCGTTCGCTGTGAAGGACCAGGTTCCCGACGAGGTCCAGGCTCTCTTCGGTGGCGGGGCCGGGGCGTTCGCCATCGTGCTCGCGGCGTTCGGCCTCGGTGGCGCGCTCGGCTCGTTCGTGACGGCATCCGTTCGCCTGCCCCGCCGCTACCTGACCGTCATGAACGTCTCATGGGGGCTCGCGTGCATACCGTTGATCGTGATCGGCTTCACGACCCAGCTGTGGGTCATGGCGGTGGCGGTCTTCATCACCGAGTTCCTGTTCTCCGTGGGCAGCGTGATCTGGGGAACGCTCCTGCAGCGCAGGGTGCCCAAGTCCCTCCTCGGCCGCGTGTCGAGCCTCGACTTCTTCGTCTCGCTCGCCCTCATGCCCGTGTCTATGGCGCTCGCAGGGCCCATCGGGGTGGCGTTCGGCATTCCCATCACCTTCGTCATCGCCGGGATCTTCCCTGTGCTCCTCGCCGTTGCCGTGATACTCATCGCGCGGATGCCACAGGACGAGATCGCGAATCCGCTCGATCACACGGATGCCGTGGCATCCACCACCTAA
- a CDS encoding TetR/AcrR family transcriptional regulator has protein sequence MTVPQAFPNRERYHHGDLRQALVSAGIELARVGGPDAVVLREATRRVGVSPNAAYRHFADREALLAAVCDAAQAALAEKIDEEFTLVPDSDAISVARGHLRAVGTAYVRFALDEPGLFRTAFFVPADLEGAARPTRAGPSGRTPFELLGDSLDELVAAGVMPEASRPQAEFLAWSSVHGLAMLLIDGPLRALPREHAEGVIQRVIDMAESGLTTL, from the coding sequence ATGACCGTTCCACAAGCGTTTCCGAACCGCGAGCGTTACCACCACGGTGACCTGAGGCAGGCGCTCGTGTCTGCTGGCATCGAGTTGGCGCGCGTCGGAGGACCGGACGCCGTGGTACTGCGGGAGGCCACGCGGCGAGTGGGGGTCTCCCCCAACGCCGCCTACCGGCACTTCGCCGATCGGGAGGCGCTCCTCGCGGCGGTCTGCGACGCGGCCCAGGCGGCGCTCGCCGAGAAGATCGACGAGGAGTTCACGCTCGTTCCGGACTCCGACGCCATCTCGGTCGCGCGCGGACACCTGAGGGCGGTCGGCACGGCCTACGTGCGGTTCGCGCTCGACGAGCCCGGCCTGTTCAGAACCGCCTTCTTCGTGCCGGCCGACCTCGAGGGCGCGGCGCGTCCCACTCGTGCGGGACCCAGCGGACGAACCCCGTTCGAGCTCCTCGGGGACTCGCTCGACGAGCTTGTCGCAGCAGGGGTCATGCCAGAGGCCAGCCGCCCCCAGGCCGAGTTCCTCGCGTGGTCGTCGGTGCACGGGCTCGCGATGCTGCTCATCGATGGACCGCTGCGCGCCCTGCCGAGAGAACACGCAGAGGGCGTCATCCAGCGGGTCATCGACATGGCGGAGTCGGGATTGACGACGCTGTAG
- a CDS encoding FBP domain-containing protein: protein MKPLNSDQIRASFVNASHGESERIPLPGLHEVIWEDREYLGWRDPQAQQRGYVVFWKGDEAVGLVLRAGERALRSGIPAMCSLCRITQPSDQVTLFSAPKAGQAGRDGNTVGTYICADLSCSHLIRILPPASDMQPSPAEMLASRAEGLLARIDAFSSDVMRSA, encoded by the coding sequence ATGAAGCCCCTCAACTCTGACCAGATCCGGGCCAGCTTCGTGAATGCGAGCCATGGCGAGTCTGAGCGCATCCCCCTCCCCGGGCTGCACGAGGTCATCTGGGAGGATCGCGAGTACCTCGGCTGGCGGGACCCGCAGGCCCAGCAGCGCGGCTACGTCGTGTTCTGGAAGGGTGACGAGGCTGTCGGGCTCGTGCTGCGCGCTGGCGAGCGCGCGCTGAGGTCGGGCATCCCGGCCATGTGCTCGCTGTGTCGCATCACCCAGCCGAGCGACCAGGTCACGCTGTTCTCGGCACCCAAGGCGGGCCAGGCCGGCAGGGACGGCAATACCGTGGGCACCTACATCTGCGCCGACCTGTCGTGCTCGCACCTGATCCGCATCCTGCCCCCGGCCTCCGACATGCAGCCCTCGCCCGCCGAGATGCTGGCGAGCCGGGCCGAGGGCCTTCTGGCGCGCATCGATGCGTTCAGCTCCGACGTCATGAGGTCCGCGTAG
- a CDS encoding SRPBCC family protein — protein sequence MSSTVRRDVACHPIVAWQFQAGLDPVGYYPSYGPLPAVVGVRDQSGDWGTPGHERTLELSDGGFVIERLTDVRSPTFFAYDLRDFQKLFGGLVSGARAEWSFERIAEGTSIRWTYAFHPRLGRRWIVALIVRAAWAPYMKRVLARIAEGTASATRTS from the coding sequence GTGTCCTCCACCGTGCGACGCGACGTGGCGTGCCATCCGATCGTGGCGTGGCAGTTCCAGGCGGGGCTCGATCCCGTCGGCTACTACCCGTCGTACGGTCCACTACCCGCCGTTGTGGGTGTGCGTGACCAGTCGGGCGACTGGGGAACCCCCGGCCACGAGCGCACGCTCGAACTCTCGGACGGCGGCTTCGTGATCGAACGCCTCACGGATGTCAGGTCCCCAACGTTCTTCGCGTACGACCTCCGCGACTTCCAGAAACTCTTCGGCGGGCTCGTGTCCGGAGCGCGCGCGGAGTGGAGCTTTGAGCGCATCGCGGAGGGCACGAGCATCCGGTGGACCTACGCGTTCCACCCCAGGCTCGGTCGACGGTGGATCGTCGCCCTCATCGTGAGGGCCGCGTGGGCGCCGTACATGAAGCGCGTGCTTGCTCGCATCGCAGAAGGAACGGCCAGCGCTACGCGGACCTCATGA
- a CDS encoding helix-turn-helix transcriptional regulator → MDQLSSVFAALADPTRRALLQRLSEGDASVSELAEPFAVSQPAISRHLKVLETAGLISRSRVATARYSHLEAAPLKEATEYMDRYKRFWNRTFDRLDEALAHYQATTKETPDE, encoded by the coding sequence ATGGACCAGCTCTCCTCGGTCTTCGCCGCACTCGCGGATCCGACCCGCCGCGCGCTGCTCCAGCGGCTCTCGGAGGGTGACGCGAGCGTGTCGGAGCTGGCCGAGCCGTTCGCCGTGAGTCAGCCCGCGATATCGCGACACCTCAAGGTTCTCGAGACCGCAGGGCTCATCTCGCGGAGCCGTGTCGCAACGGCCCGCTACAGCCATCTCGAGGCAGCACCTCTCAAGGAGGCGACCGAGTACATGGATCGGTACAAACGCTTCTGGAACAGGACTTTCGACCGCCTGGACGAGGCACTCGCTCACTATCAGGCAACGACCAAGGAGACACCCGATGAGTGA
- a CDS encoding SRPBCC domain-containing protein: MSDRVMPEATERDVYITRTFQAPVAVVWKFWTDPALLARWFGPHAVGVDEASVVVEPVPGGAWSLDMKDDAGVYPLRTTIVEIVEHEYLECIMSAQTSAGDIENVILRVQFHDHGQTTRLTMHQGPFGEEFREQTRAGWLESFEKIDALIAGGEK; encoded by the coding sequence ATGAGTGACCGCGTGATGCCAGAAGCCACCGAACGAGACGTGTACATCACAAGGACGTTCCAGGCCCCCGTCGCGGTGGTGTGGAAGTTCTGGACCGATCCCGCACTTCTCGCCCGCTGGTTCGGACCGCACGCGGTCGGCGTAGACGAGGCGAGCGTGGTTGTCGAACCGGTACCGGGAGGGGCGTGGAGTCTCGACATGAAGGATGACGCGGGCGTCTACCCGCTGCGCACCACGATCGTCGAGATCGTCGAGCACGAGTACCTCGAGTGCATCATGAGCGCCCAGACGAGCGCCGGGGACATCGAGAACGTGATCCTGCGAGTACAGTTCCACGATCACGGGCAGACCACCCGCCTCACCATGCACCAGGGGCCGTTCGGCGAGGAGTTCCGCGAGCAGACTCGCGCGGGCTGGCTGGAATCGTTTGAGAAGATCGACGCGCTCATCGCGGGAGGAGAGAAATGA
- a CDS encoding alpha/beta fold hydrolase has product MTEFTTSQDGTRIAYEKVGTGPALVLVDGAMCYRDFGPCRSLAEHLAGEFTVYFYDRRGRGESGDTAPYAPEREYEDLAAIIGAAGGNAFVAGFSSGGGLALRAAAHGVTMRALASYEAPFVGQVTVKGKPVDALAVLKSKLAAGERGGMVSFFMVDMVGGPWFLPLMMRLMPKVHRQLQAVAHTLPYDTELMNDFTVPSSELAGIRVPTLVMVGGKAKPNMVAAVRGVADAVPGAVHEVLPGQTHQVSNDAIAPHLRSFFAS; this is encoded by the coding sequence ATGACCGAGTTCACCACGTCCCAGGACGGCACGCGGATCGCCTACGAAAAGGTGGGCACCGGGCCGGCGCTCGTTCTCGTGGATGGCGCGATGTGCTACCGCGACTTCGGCCCGTGCCGCAGCCTCGCCGAGCACCTCGCAGGCGAGTTCACCGTGTACTTCTATGACCGCCGCGGCCGTGGCGAGAGCGGCGACACCGCGCCCTACGCCCCGGAACGCGAGTACGAGGATCTCGCCGCGATCATCGGAGCGGCGGGCGGCAACGCTTTCGTCGCGGGATTCTCCTCCGGCGGCGGGCTGGCGCTTCGCGCGGCCGCGCACGGCGTCACGATGCGTGCGCTCGCGAGCTACGAGGCTCCGTTCGTCGGCCAGGTCACCGTCAAGGGCAAGCCCGTCGACGCCCTCGCCGTGCTGAAGTCGAAGCTAGCCGCCGGCGAGCGAGGGGGCATGGTCAGCTTCTTCATGGTGGACATGGTGGGCGGCCCCTGGTTCCTGCCGCTCATGATGCGACTCATGCCGAAGGTCCATCGGCAGCTGCAGGCCGTCGCGCACACCCTGCCCTATGACACCGAGTTGATGAACGACTTCACGGTGCCGTCGAGCGAGCTGGCGGGCATCCGTGTCCCGACGCTCGTCATGGTGGGCGGCAAGGCGAAGCCGAACATGGTTGCGGCAGTGCGGGGCGTCGCGGATGCCGTGCCCGGGGCCGTGCACGAGGTGCTGCCGGGCCAGACGCACCAGGTCTCCAACGATGCGATCGCCCCGCACTTGCGCTCGTTCTTTGCGAGCTAG
- a CDS encoding YidC/Oxa1 family membrane protein insertase, protein MNLYAFPPIAAALDAAHSAITWLIAALEPLVPAGAAGLAIVLVTVLIRTALIPASVSTVRGEIARRRLAPQIARLRKRYGKQPEMLQRKTMELYSNEKVSPFAGILPLLIQAPVLSLLYGLFVLTTIGGHANALLAETFLGVPLGTSLVSAIGTGGDPAQIAVYAVLLLAIGVVAWFSRRATASYLGESAVDTPPGMQRLSGIFSWLPFLTVVFAAIVPLAAAIYLAVTTTWTLVERQLLRRALA, encoded by the coding sequence GTGAACCTCTATGCCTTCCCCCCGATCGCCGCTGCCCTCGATGCAGCGCACAGCGCCATCACCTGGCTGATTGCCGCCCTCGAGCCCCTCGTGCCAGCGGGAGCCGCTGGCCTCGCCATCGTGCTTGTCACGGTACTCATCCGCACAGCACTTATTCCGGCATCCGTCTCCACCGTGCGCGGAGAAATAGCACGCCGCAGACTCGCCCCGCAGATCGCACGCCTGCGCAAGCGATACGGCAAGCAGCCCGAGATGCTCCAGCGCAAGACGATGGAGCTCTACTCGAACGAGAAAGTCAGCCCCTTCGCGGGAATCCTCCCGTTGCTCATCCAGGCACCGGTGCTCTCGCTGCTCTACGGCCTGTTCGTTCTTACCACGATCGGTGGCCATGCCAACGCCCTGCTCGCGGAGACGTTCCTGGGGGTGCCGCTCGGCACCTCCCTCGTCTCGGCGATCGGCACCGGGGGTGACCCGGCACAGATCGCCGTCTACGCCGTGCTTCTCCTCGCCATCGGAGTCGTGGCGTGGTTCTCCCGGCGTGCGACGGCAAGCTACCTGGGGGAGTCGGCGGTGGACACGCCACCCGGGATGCAGCGGCTGTCAGGCATCTTCAGCTGGTTGCCGTTCCTCACGGTCGTGTTCGCCGCCATCGTGCCCCTCGCGGCCGCGATCTACCTCGCGGTGACAACCACGTGGACGCTGGTGGAACGCCAGCTCCTGCGACGTGCTCTCGCCTAG
- a CDS encoding DUF6412 domain-containing protein: MISVWQRVLVLFGVVLVTMVLAPDAQAMVVAGAALAIAALLAARFAAVATGSREIRVGHRSRAHREAYSYLPEPSHPATPGRTRARAPGLVVPAAL, encoded by the coding sequence ATGATCTCCGTCTGGCAGCGCGTGCTCGTGCTGTTCGGCGTTGTGCTCGTCACGATGGTCCTGGCGCCGGATGCCCAGGCCATGGTCGTGGCTGGTGCAGCACTCGCGATCGCAGCCCTTCTGGCTGCGCGTTTCGCCGCAGTCGCCACCGGATCCCGTGAGATCCGTGTCGGTCACCGCTCGCGGGCCCATCGCGAGGCGTATTCGTACCTGCCTGAGCCGAGTCATCCCGCGACCCCCGGTCGCACGCGAGCCAGGGCCCCGGGCCTGGTCGTTCCGGCCGCGCTCTAA
- a CDS encoding glucose-6-phosphate dehydrogenase, with amino-acid sequence MRQRIDTLIILGAGGDLTGRLLLPGVASFLASSQAESLTIVGVDRADVSPEAWRTKITTAFEAYPSALGRRVAEASRYVKADATSADDLASILGSATGRVALYFALPPAVTVLVCKALSTLRLPAGIALVLEKPFGTDLRSAQSLNRLLETMVPETQIFRVDHFLGKSTVLNMIGLRFANRIFEPLFSSENVEKVEIIVDERLGLENRAGYYDSAGALEDMIQSHLLLVLALTAMEPPASMDADDLRGAMAQVLRATRPWHKNGTSSRRARYGAGRIDGKRLPAYEDEKGVDPHRKTETLAEVTLAIDNWRWAGVPFIVRSGKALADDRQDIIVTFKNVPHLPHGLTGVPGPSRLRVSLKPATLDLDLVINGSGDPFTLDSSILHADLGDPELSAYGEVLAQVLEGDPIISVRGDIAEQCWRIVTPVLAAWRKDVVPLETYPAGTPGPSGWIVD; translated from the coding sequence GTGAGACAACGCATCGATACCCTCATCATCCTCGGCGCCGGGGGAGACCTCACGGGCCGCCTGCTTCTGCCGGGCGTTGCATCCTTCCTCGCCTCGAGTCAGGCCGAGAGCCTCACGATCGTCGGCGTGGACCGTGCCGACGTGAGCCCGGAGGCCTGGCGCACCAAGATCACGACGGCGTTCGAGGCCTACCCGTCCGCGCTCGGTCGTCGGGTTGCAGAGGCGAGTCGGTACGTGAAGGCGGATGCCACGAGCGCAGACGACCTGGCGAGCATCCTGGGTTCCGCCACCGGCCGCGTTGCGCTCTACTTCGCACTCCCGCCTGCCGTGACGGTGCTCGTCTGCAAGGCTCTCTCGACCCTTCGCCTGCCCGCCGGGATCGCGCTCGTGCTCGAGAAGCCTTTCGGCACGGACCTGCGCTCGGCGCAGTCCCTCAACCGGCTGCTCGAGACGATGGTGCCGGAGACGCAGATCTTCCGGGTCGACCACTTCCTCGGCAAGTCGACCGTGCTCAACATGATCGGTCTCCGCTTCGCCAATCGCATCTTCGAGCCCCTCTTCTCCAGCGAGAACGTCGAGAAGGTGGAGATCATCGTCGACGAGCGCCTCGGCCTGGAGAATCGCGCCGGGTACTACGACAGTGCCGGCGCCCTCGAGGACATGATCCAGAGCCACCTCCTGCTCGTTCTGGCGCTCACGGCGATGGAGCCCCCTGCAAGCATGGATGCGGACGATCTCCGTGGCGCGATGGCCCAGGTGCTGCGCGCGACCCGGCCGTGGCACAAGAACGGCACGTCCTCCCGGCGTGCCCGCTACGGCGCAGGCCGGATCGATGGAAAGCGGCTTCCCGCCTACGAGGACGAGAAGGGCGTCGATCCACACCGTAAGACGGAGACGCTCGCAGAGGTGACTCTCGCGATCGACAACTGGCGCTGGGCGGGAGTTCCGTTCATCGTGCGCTCGGGCAAGGCGCTCGCCGACGACCGCCAGGACATCATCGTGACGTTCAAGAACGTTCCGCATCTGCCGCACGGCCTCACCGGCGTGCCCGGGCCGAGCCGTCTGCGCGTCTCGCTGAAGCCCGCGACGCTCGACCTCGATCTCGTCATCAACGGGTCGGGCGATCCCTTCACGCTCGACAGTTCGATCCTGCACGCCGATCTCGGCGACCCCGAGCTGAGCGCCTACGGTGAGGTGCTCGCGCAGGTTCTTGAGGGCGACCCGATCATCTCCGTACGTGGCGACATCGCGGAGCAGTGCTGGCGCATTGTCACGCCCGTGCTCGCCGCGTGGCGCAAGGACGTCGTGCCCCTCGAGACCTACCCGGCGGGCACCCCTGGTCCTTCGGGGTGGATAGTCGATTAG